The Gemmatimonadaceae bacterium DNA segment CTCGACACGGACGGACGCCGCATCACGTTGCGCCATTTGCTTTCGCACACCGCCGGCATCTTCCGCTTCACCGAGGAGGCGGCGTGGGAACGCAACCTCTTCACCCCCGGCTTCCCGCGCGACTCGGCCGCAGCGCTGATCCGCCTCACGCCGTTTCGTTTCGCACCCGGCGAAGCGCAGGCCTACAGCAATGCCGGCATCTACCTCATCGGCCTCGTGGTCGAGCGCGCGAGCGGACAACGGTACGAAGACTTCCTAGCGGAGCGGATCTTCGCGCCGCTCGGGATGACGCGCTCGATGGCCTGCGACTGGCAAGCGAATGTCGCGCGTCGGGCGCAGGGCTATGCCCTGCAGGGCGGCGGCGTGCGGCGCGTGCCGATGGTGAACTACGGTTGGGTGTTTGCGTCCGGCAACGTCTGCTCCACCGCCGGCGACTTGATCACCTGGCTCCAGGCATTGCACGGGGGGCGGCTGTTGTCCGCGACGTCATACGCGGAACTGGTCCGCCCCGCGTCGCTCGCGGACGGCACTGCGCTGCAGTACGGGCTGGGCATCAAGGTCGGAACGGACCAGGCGGGGCAGCGCTACATCGGGCACGGCGGCACCGCGCCGGGGTTTCGTGCGGATGTCACTTGGTACCCGGACGCGCAGCTCGGTGTCATCGTCCTGATGAACACGTCCGCGCCGAATCTGTCGGCGTCCACGCTCGCCGCCACGCTGGCGCACCGCGCGCTGGCACTGCCGCGCGAAGACCTCCGTCCCTTCACGGGCGACCCCACGCCCTACGTCGGCCGGTATCGCCTCGTGGTGGGCGGCAATCAGCCCGACCTCGTGATCGAGGTATCGGCGTCGCCGGAGGGCCTGCGGTTCGCCCCCGCCGGCGGGCGTCCGCAACTGCTGCCCTGGGTGGGGGGACGCTTCTACGCCAATAACACGATGACGTTCACGTTCGGGCGTCCCGGTGGCGGCGCCGGTCCGATGACCGAACTGCGGCGGGATGACGCGGGGAACCACAGCGTGCTGCAGCGGGAGTAGGCGAGGTCCCACGATGTCACCGGACCTTGTGGTGGAGCCCCAAAACGCGTAGCGTGGCGTCCACACTCTTCGGGAGCCGCGACAATGGGTCAGATCAATGTGGGGCGGATGCTGCTTGGCGGACTGGTCGCCGGCGTGGTGGTCAACGTCGGCGAGACGCTGCTGAACGGCGTGTTCCTGATGGATCAGTGGACTGCCGCGCGCGAGGCGCTCAACGCCGGCCCGGAGCCCGCGTCGGCCCTGGCGTACTACGTCGTGTATGGATTCCTGGTCGGCCTCGTGATGGTCGCGCTCTACGCGTCGATTCGTCCTCGCTTCGGCCCCGGAGCCAAGACCGCAGCCATCGCGGGCCTGTTCGTGTGGACGGCTTCGTGCCTCGGGTTCGCCGTGCTGAACCTCGCCAGCGGCCTGTACCCACAGGGGCTCGTCTGGACCGGCGCGGTGGGCGAGCTGGTGCTGTTCCCCGTGGCTGCGGTCGTGGGCGCGATG contains these protein-coding regions:
- a CDS encoding beta-lactamase family protein, coding for MLPSFAAVASLVRRIVPLLLAAVAASSTAATAAAASLQDPSLDALAAEQVESGRTIGLAVAVVRGRDTLLLRGYGRANVEWDVPMPADAMFEVGSVAKQFAAVSILLLVDAERLRLDDDVRIWLPELDTDGRRITLRHLLSHTAGIFRFTEEAAWERNLFTPGFPRDSAAALIRLTPFRFAPGEAQAYSNAGIYLIGLVVERASGQRYEDFLAERIFAPLGMTRSMACDWQANVARRAQGYALQGGGVRRVPMVNYGWVFASGNVCSTAGDLITWLQALHGGRLLSATSYAELVRPASLADGTALQYGLGIKVGTDQAGQRYIGHGGTAPGFRADVTWYPDAQLGVIVLMNTSAPNLSASTLAATLAHRALALPREDLRPFTGDPTPYVGRYRLVVGGNQPDLVIEVSASPEGLRFAPAGGRPQLLPWVGGRFYANNTMTFTFGRPGGGAGPMTELRRDDAGNHSVLQRE